The Streptomyces sp. HUAS CB01 genome has a segment encoding these proteins:
- a CDS encoding tetratricopeptide repeat protein — protein sequence MLRTQTTAVLVTGSALLAVPLALALHTAACGTLPPVLGPLAPLAPFVWPLVAAVAAGAAYTAVRRVRTRRRPTAPPPAAPAPAPPDPTGLPAPVDHFSGRVIETDAVLRLVRIGHRAIAVTGAPGTGKSALAVRLAHELRPLFPGGRLYADLGGGRGEPSSPAAVLAGLLAALGAPAEEQSGTAAALAARFRGRTAGRRILLLLDDAADADQARALLPAGEHCLTLITSRAALRDLPEAAAVPLAPLTEPDALALLTAVAGPDRVTAEPDQARAAVHACGLLPLAVRIAAGASRSRPTGQISVLAGRLAAERDRLHHLRTDGVAVRAAFEAAYAALGADDRALLRGLGACPAAPVTVRIAAAAAALDMTRTRSGLDRLADAQLARPAGPDTYLLHDLVRLLAAERLDHETAPADRRAVLERVLAACAADASAHGGRDWDVAEQHAVPHLVRAAVREGLHRHAHELALAADPWLEGRPGQSPRIAMWAAVLDAARRSGEQGWTAHAMRGLGSAYAHEGLLDRAVDHLGMAAALQRHAAARPEQTATRRLLGDVLRGAGRYEEALRELRTALEGCREADDIVGEAEVLRSLGALHLDRRRPDEAIDCLERALPVLARHTGDRAGPADARHTGDRAGPADARHIGDTAQLADARRDLGTAYAQAGGLVPAERHLRSALALYRREGLTVGEGWTLRELGRLEELRGAYGTGGELHRAALAAFERAGLGAGIAAAAEAVGDNLLVHGDQWGADEQYRRAAAAHRLLGDDARAAEVRRKLGT from the coding sequence GTGCTGCGTACCCAGACGACTGCCGTGCTGGTCACGGGATCGGCACTGCTGGCGGTGCCGCTCGCCCTGGCCCTGCACACGGCGGCCTGCGGCACCCTCCCTCCGGTCCTCGGCCCGCTCGCCCCGCTCGCCCCCTTCGTCTGGCCGCTCGTGGCCGCCGTGGCGGCGGGCGCCGCGTACACCGCCGTCCGCCGCGTGCGAACCCGGCGGCGCCCCACCGCACCGCCGCCCGCGGCCCCCGCCCCGGCCCCGCCGGACCCGACCGGACTCCCCGCCCCCGTCGACCACTTCAGCGGCCGCGTCATCGAGACGGACGCGGTCCTGCGCCTGGTCCGCATCGGCCATCGCGCCATCGCCGTGACCGGCGCCCCCGGCACCGGCAAGTCGGCGCTCGCCGTCCGTCTCGCCCATGAACTGCGGCCCCTCTTCCCCGGAGGACGGCTCTACGCCGACCTCGGCGGCGGACGCGGCGAACCGTCGTCCCCCGCGGCCGTCCTGGCCGGACTCCTCGCCGCCCTCGGCGCTCCCGCCGAGGAACAGTCGGGCACGGCCGCCGCTTTGGCCGCCCGTTTCCGCGGCCGCACCGCCGGCCGGCGGATCCTGCTGCTCCTCGACGACGCCGCGGACGCCGACCAGGCGCGTGCCCTGCTGCCGGCCGGCGAGCACTGCCTGACCCTGATCACCAGCCGGGCCGCCCTGCGGGACCTGCCCGAGGCAGCCGCCGTTCCGCTCGCCCCGCTCACCGAGCCCGACGCGCTCGCCCTTCTCACCGCCGTCGCCGGGCCCGACCGCGTCACCGCCGAGCCCGACCAGGCGCGGGCCGCCGTCCACGCCTGCGGACTGCTGCCGCTCGCCGTCCGTATCGCGGCCGGCGCGTCGCGCTCCCGGCCCACCGGGCAGATATCGGTCCTCGCGGGCCGACTCGCCGCCGAACGCGACCGTCTCCACCATCTGCGCACGGACGGCGTCGCCGTCCGCGCCGCGTTCGAAGCCGCCTACGCAGCGCTCGGCGCCGACGACCGGGCGCTGCTGCGCGGTCTCGGCGCCTGCCCGGCGGCCCCGGTCACCGTGCGGATCGCCGCCGCCGCGGCGGCGCTCGACATGACCCGCACCCGAAGCGGCCTCGACCGGCTCGCGGACGCCCAGCTCGCCCGGCCCGCGGGTCCCGACACGTACCTGCTGCACGACCTGGTCCGGCTGCTCGCCGCCGAGCGCCTCGACCACGAGACGGCGCCCGCCGACCGCCGGGCGGTCCTCGAACGGGTCCTGGCCGCCTGTGCCGCGGACGCCTCCGCCCACGGCGGCCGGGACTGGGACGTCGCCGAACAGCACGCCGTCCCCCACCTCGTCCGTGCCGCCGTACGCGAAGGACTCCACCGCCACGCCCACGAACTCGCCCTCGCCGCCGACCCCTGGCTGGAGGGCCGGCCCGGGCAGTCCCCCCGGATCGCCATGTGGGCGGCCGTCCTCGACGCGGCCCGCCGCTCCGGCGAACAGGGCTGGACGGCGCACGCCATGCGCGGCCTCGGTTCCGCGTACGCGCACGAAGGGCTGCTCGACCGGGCCGTGGACCATCTGGGCATGGCGGCCGCCCTCCAGCGGCACGCCGCCGCCCGGCCCGAACAGACCGCCACCCGCCGGCTGCTGGGCGACGTCCTGCGCGGCGCCGGCCGGTACGAGGAGGCGCTGCGGGAGCTGCGCACCGCGCTGGAGGGCTGCCGGGAGGCGGACGACATCGTGGGCGAGGCGGAGGTCCTGCGCAGCCTCGGAGCCCTCCACCTGGACCGGCGCCGCCCCGACGAGGCGATCGACTGCCTCGAGCGGGCGCTCCCCGTGCTCGCCCGGCACACCGGCGACCGGGCCGGACCCGCCGACGCCCGGCACACCGGCGACCGGGCCGGACCCGCCGACGCCCGGCACATCGGCGACACGGCGCAACTCGCAGACGCCCGGCGGGATCTCGGCACGGCCTACGCCCAGGCCGGCGGGTTGGTGCCCGCCGAGCGCCATCTGCGTTCCGCTCTCGCCCTCTACCGCCGCGAAGGCCTCACGGTGGGGGAGGGCTGGACCCTGCGTGAGCTGGGGCGCCTGGAGGAGCTGCGCGGTGCGTACGGCACGGGTGGGGAGCTGCACCGGGCCGCGCTGGCGGCGTTCGAACGCGCGGGTCTCGGTGCGGGGATCGCGGCGGCCGCGGAGGCCGTGGGCGACAACCTCCTCGTGCACGGCGACCAGTGGGGCGCCGACGAGCAGTACCGCAGGGCCGCGGCCGCCCACCGGCTGCTGGGTGACGACGCCCGCGCGGCCGAGGTCCGGCGCAAACTCGGCACCTGA
- the bla gene encoding class A beta-lactamase has protein sequence MESSRAHRTRRTLLAAGAGAALAAGMSSSAVATPARRGDGPPAGAPGAGAHGDGGPGGTTRPEHGISRSLRELERTHSARLGVFARNMRTGRTVSHRAGELFPMCSVFKTLAVAAVLRDLDRKGEFLAQRIHYTEKDTEESGYAVITGREENLANGMTVAELCDATIRYSDNAAANLLLRELGGPTAVTRFCRSVGDGVTRLDRWEPRLNSAEPWRAEDTTDPRHIAHTYTRLVLGDALSRPDRQRLTGWMLNNTTSTERFRAGLPDDWTLADKTGAGEYGTNNDVGVAWAPDGTPVVLAVLTTRQHPEAAGDNALVARTAELLADVLG, from the coding sequence TTGGAATCGTCACGAGCACACCGGACCCGTCGCACACTGCTGGCCGCCGGAGCGGGGGCCGCGCTGGCCGCGGGCATGTCGTCGAGCGCGGTGGCGACCCCGGCGCGGCGCGGCGACGGGCCACCCGCCGGGGCACCGGGCGCAGGTGCGCACGGCGACGGCGGCCCCGGAGGCACCACCCGTCCGGAGCACGGCATCTCCCGCAGCCTGCGCGAGCTCGAGCGGACGCACTCCGCCCGACTCGGCGTGTTCGCCCGCAACATGAGGACGGGCCGGACCGTTTCGCACCGTGCCGGCGAACTCTTCCCCATGTGCTCGGTGTTCAAGACCCTCGCCGTCGCGGCCGTCCTCAGGGACCTCGACCGCAAGGGCGAGTTCCTCGCCCAGCGGATCCACTACACCGAGAAGGACACGGAGGAGTCGGGATACGCCGTCATCACCGGCCGCGAGGAGAACCTCGCCAACGGTATGACGGTGGCCGAACTCTGCGATGCCACCATCCGCTACAGCGACAACGCCGCGGCCAACCTCCTCCTGCGCGAACTCGGCGGCCCGACCGCCGTCACCCGCTTCTGCCGCTCCGTCGGCGACGGCGTCACCCGGCTGGACCGGTGGGAACCCCGGCTGAACTCGGCAGAGCCCTGGCGCGCAGAGGACACCACCGACCCGCGCCACATCGCACACACCTACACCCGACTCGTCCTCGGCGACGCGCTCTCCCGCCCCGACCGGCAGCGGCTGACCGGCTGGATGCTGAACAACACCACCAGCACGGAGCGCTTTCGCGCCGGGCTCCCCGACGACTGGACCCTCGCGGACAAGACCGGCGCCGGCGAGTACGGCACCAACAACGACGTCGGCGTCGCCTGGGCCCCCGACGGCACCCCCGTCGTCCTGGCGGTCCTGACGACCAGGCAGCACCCCGAAGCCGCCGGTGACAACGCCCTCGTCGCCCGGACCGCCGAACTGCTCGCGGACGTCCTCGGCTGA
- a CDS encoding response regulator, whose amino-acid sequence MTETIRVLLADDQTLVRASFAMLVDSAPGMEVVGQAGTGREAVELARAARADVVVMDIRMPDLDGIEATRLIAADDDLAGVRVLVLTTYDTDDHIVEALRAGASGFLVKDIRPADLLTAIRTVAAGESLLSPGPTARLIARVLAAPAAAPAPLSEAGPDGLSERERQVLALVARGLNNAGIAETLGLSPLTAKTHVSRIMGKLGARDRAQLVIVAYESGLVVPGG is encoded by the coding sequence GTGACCGAGACGATCCGCGTCCTGCTCGCCGACGACCAGACCCTCGTCCGCGCCTCCTTCGCCATGCTCGTCGACTCGGCGCCGGGCATGGAGGTCGTCGGCCAGGCCGGTACGGGCCGTGAGGCCGTCGAACTCGCCCGCGCGGCACGGGCCGACGTCGTCGTGATGGACATCCGCATGCCCGACCTCGACGGAATCGAGGCCACCCGCCTCATCGCCGCCGACGACGACCTCGCCGGGGTCAGGGTGCTCGTCCTCACCACGTACGACACCGACGACCACATCGTGGAGGCCCTCCGCGCGGGTGCGTCCGGCTTCCTCGTGAAGGACATCAGGCCGGCCGATCTGCTCACCGCGATCCGGACCGTCGCGGCGGGTGAGTCCCTGCTGTCCCCCGGGCCCACGGCCCGACTCATCGCCCGGGTCCTCGCCGCCCCGGCCGCCGCCCCCGCGCCCCTGTCCGAGGCGGGCCCGGACGGACTCTCCGAGCGTGAACGCCAGGTCCTCGCCCTCGTCGCGCGCGGTCTCAACAACGCCGGGATCGCCGAGACCCTGGGCCTCAGCCCGCTCACCGCGAAGACCCACGTCAGCCGGATCATGGGGAAGCTGGGCGCCCGCGACCGGGCCCAACTCGTCATCGTGGCCTACGAGTCGGGCCTGGTCGTACCGGGCGGTTGA
- a CDS encoding sensor histidine kinase yields the protein MSRVERTRTRTRTPQGKFGERALEALARDPRDVPHAVRNDAVLAGVLAAAAVASALFVPVGRRPDALGWALLLALHVPLAWRRRRPVFVLVAVAVCAVPYHALDNPHVAAVPASCVALYTVAATGSALRTLLVGTAVVGLSVTVSLTAAPKEAVEVLRVSGWIVAVLFLGVDVRIYRRYIASVVERAERTREEEAARRVAEERLRIARDLHDLLAHSITVIGVRTSVAAHVLAVDPERLDRGAVAAALDEIADTCRTARGELRATLRVLRGAGDRHDGPLPGLDALPALVRAAGARLDMPGPESTVPPATGAAVYRIVQESLTNAVRHAGPDAKVTVTVVADTALDRLRVSVTDDGRPPGPRGSAGGPSGTGAGGSAGPRADAPAGRAGSGYGLSGMRERARSAGGTLSAGPRDGGGFEVAAVLPLTAKETPA from the coding sequence ATGAGCCGCGTGGAACGCACCCGTACCCGTACCCGCACCCCGCAAGGGAAGTTCGGCGAACGCGCGCTGGAGGCCCTGGCCCGGGACCCACGCGACGTGCCGCACGCCGTGCGCAACGACGCCGTGCTCGCGGGCGTGCTGGCGGCCGCCGCCGTCGCGTCGGCGCTGTTCGTCCCGGTGGGACGCCGGCCCGACGCGCTCGGGTGGGCCCTGCTGCTCGCGCTCCACGTCCCCCTCGCGTGGCGCCGTCGCCGCCCCGTGTTCGTGCTCGTCGCCGTGGCCGTCTGCGCCGTCCCGTACCACGCCCTCGACAACCCGCACGTCGCGGCGGTCCCGGCGTCCTGTGTCGCGCTCTACACCGTCGCCGCCACCGGATCCGCGCTGCGCACCCTTCTCGTGGGCACCGCGGTGGTCGGCCTGTCGGTGACGGTGAGTCTGACGGCCGCCCCCAAGGAGGCCGTCGAGGTCCTGCGCGTCTCCGGCTGGATCGTCGCGGTCCTGTTCCTCGGCGTGGACGTCCGCATCTACCGCCGCTACATCGCCTCGGTCGTCGAGCGCGCCGAACGCACCCGCGAGGAGGAGGCAGCCAGGCGCGTCGCCGAGGAACGGCTCCGTATCGCCCGCGACCTGCACGACCTCCTCGCGCACAGCATCACCGTCATCGGTGTGCGCACGTCCGTCGCCGCGCACGTCCTCGCGGTCGACCCGGAGCGGCTCGACCGCGGCGCCGTCGCCGCCGCGCTGGACGAGATCGCGGACACCTGCCGGACCGCCCGCGGCGAACTGCGCGCCACGCTCCGGGTGCTCCGGGGCGCCGGCGACCGGCACGACGGCCCGCTGCCCGGACTCGACGCGCTCCCCGCGCTCGTACGGGCCGCGGGCGCGCGACTCGACATGCCGGGGCCCGAGTCCACCGTCCCTCCGGCGACCGGGGCCGCGGTCTACCGCATCGTCCAGGAGTCGCTGACGAACGCCGTGCGCCACGCCGGCCCCGACGCGAAGGTGACGGTCACCGTCGTCGCCGACACCGCCCTCGACCGGCTCCGCGTCAGCGTCACCGACGACGGCCGCCCGCCCGGTCCCCGGGGCAGCGCGGGCGGCCCGTCCGGCACCGGCGCGGGCGGCTCCGCCGGCCCCCGCGCCGACGCGCCTGCCGGCAGGGCCGGTTCGGGATACGGCCTCTCCGGTATGCGCGAGCGCGCCCGGAGCGCGGGCGGCACACTGTCCGCCGGACCGCGTGACGGAGGCGGGTTCGAAGTCGCGGCCGTGCTGCCGCTCACCGCGAAGGAGACCCCGGCGTGA
- a CDS encoding MMPL family transporter: MGAPFTTKPAAPAVARPPGPSRRRRARALLPWAVLALWIAVLAVAAPFAGRLDDVQRDNIVDYLPADADSTQAARIQQELPGGEAAELVVVYRRDDGLTAADRATAQRQIARIAEAHRLTAEPAGVPAADGTTLMFPVSSTEPGNDEKARTALVEDVRARVSGGDGLTVEVGGPSALQADMEDVFETIDSTLMIATVVVVAVLLIVTYRSPFLWLVPLLVVGAAAVTSRAVIHGLVQGFGLTVTSESSGIMTVLVFGAGTDYALLLVARYREELRRVPHPRDAMAAALRGCGPAVLASSGTVAAGLLCLLAADLNSARGLGPVGAVGVACALAAMLTLLPAVLVVLGRGVFWPLVPRRGSGGGAARRGGLFAAVGRSAGRRPVAVLASGAALLGALALGAFALPGTLKSEDGFTERPESVSAMRALADAFPDRGSQPISVIAPTAGADRTLARARATDGVAAAERGRSADGWTEITVLADDAPETPGETATIEALRAGLEDAYVGGSSARQLDLEDTHRRDRVIVVPLVLAAVLLILVVLLRSIVAPLVLVAAVVAVWGAALGLGGLVFGPLFRFAGVDPGLPLLSFVFLVALGVDYGIFLMHRMREESLAGADPTGAALTALRTTGGVIASAGVVLAATFAVLMNLPLVTMVEMGFVVAVGVLLDTFLVRTCLVTSASVLLGRTVWWPGRLARAGTRAAPRPDR, from the coding sequence ATGGGGGCCCCGTTCACCACGAAACCCGCGGCCCCGGCCGTGGCCCGGCCGCCGGGCCCCAGCCGGCGGCGCCGGGCGCGCGCCCTGCTGCCCTGGGCCGTCCTCGCCCTGTGGATCGCGGTCCTCGCCGTCGCCGCGCCCTTCGCGGGCAGGCTCGACGACGTACAGCGCGACAACATCGTCGACTATCTGCCGGCGGACGCGGACTCCACGCAGGCCGCCCGCATCCAGCAGGAGCTGCCCGGCGGCGAGGCCGCCGAACTCGTCGTCGTCTACCGGCGGGACGACGGGCTCACCGCCGCCGACCGGGCGACGGCGCAGCGCCAGATCGCCCGGATCGCCGAGGCCCACCGGCTCACCGCCGAACCCGCGGGAGTACCCGCAGCGGACGGCACCACCCTCATGTTCCCGGTGTCGTCGACGGAGCCCGGCAACGACGAGAAGGCCCGGACCGCACTCGTCGAGGACGTACGGGCCCGGGTGAGCGGCGGCGACGGGCTGACCGTCGAGGTCGGCGGCCCCAGCGCCCTCCAGGCCGACATGGAGGACGTCTTCGAGACGATCGACTCCACCCTGATGATCGCGACCGTCGTGGTCGTCGCGGTCCTGCTGATCGTCACCTACCGCAGCCCGTTCCTGTGGCTCGTCCCGCTGCTCGTCGTCGGCGCGGCCGCCGTCACCAGCAGAGCGGTGATCCACGGCCTCGTCCAGGGCTTCGGTCTGACCGTCACCAGCGAGAGCTCGGGCATCATGACCGTCCTCGTCTTCGGCGCGGGCACCGACTACGCGCTGCTGCTGGTCGCCCGGTACCGCGAGGAACTGCGGCGCGTCCCCCATCCCCGCGACGCGATGGCCGCGGCCCTGCGCGGCTGCGGTCCGGCCGTGCTCGCCTCCTCCGGAACGGTCGCCGCCGGCCTGCTGTGCCTGCTCGCGGCGGACCTCAACAGCGCCCGCGGTCTCGGGCCCGTCGGCGCGGTCGGCGTGGCGTGCGCACTGGCGGCCATGCTGACGCTGCTCCCCGCCGTCCTCGTCGTCCTCGGCCGCGGCGTCTTCTGGCCGCTGGTCCCCCGCCGCGGCAGCGGGGGCGGGGCCGCGCGGCGGGGCGGCCTGTTCGCGGCGGTGGGCCGATCCGCCGGACGCCGTCCGGTCGCCGTCCTCGCCTCGGGAGCGGCCCTCCTCGGTGCGCTGGCGCTCGGAGCGTTCGCCCTGCCCGGCACCCTCAAGAGCGAGGACGGCTTCACCGAGCGCCCCGAGTCCGTGTCCGCGATGCGGGCCCTCGCCGACGCGTTCCCCGACCGCGGCAGCCAGCCCATCAGCGTCATCGCGCCCACCGCGGGCGCCGACCGGACGCTGGCCCGTGCCCGCGCGACCGACGGGGTGGCCGCAGCGGAGCGCGGACGCAGCGCCGACGGCTGGACGGAGATCACCGTCCTCGCCGACGACGCACCGGAGACGCCCGGCGAGACCGCGACCATCGAGGCCCTGCGGGCCGGACTGGAGGACGCGTACGTCGGCGGGTCCAGCGCCCGGCAACTGGACCTCGAGGACACCCACAGGCGCGACCGCGTGATCGTCGTCCCGCTGGTGCTCGCCGCCGTGCTGCTGATCCTGGTCGTCCTGCTGCGGAGCATCGTCGCCCCGCTGGTCCTCGTCGCCGCCGTCGTCGCCGTATGGGGCGCGGCGCTCGGTCTCGGCGGACTGGTCTTCGGCCCGCTGTTCCGCTTCGCGGGCGTCGACCCCGGGCTGCCGCTGCTGTCGTTCGTGTTCCTCGTCGCACTCGGCGTCGACTACGGCATATTCCTCATGCACCGCATGCGCGAGGAGTCCCTCGCCGGGGCCGACCCCACCGGCGCGGCCCTGACCGCCCTGCGCACCACGGGAGGGGTCATCGCCTCCGCGGGCGTCGTCCTCGCGGCCACGTTCGCGGTACTGATGAACCTGCCCCTGGTGACCATGGTCGAGATGGGCTTCGTCGTCGCCGTCGGCGTGCTCCTGGACACCTTCCTGGTACGAACCTGTCTGGTGACGAGCGCGAGCGTGCTGCTGGGCAGGACGGTGTGGTGGCCGGGTCGCCTGGCACGAGCCGGTACCCGAGCCGCGCCCCGACCCGACCGCTGA
- a CDS encoding TerB family tellurite resistance protein, giving the protein MLPTRGQSGRKPHIHGHRGLRVFGVRTSWSTVGDGEFFCPACGGDRNYRRRTGRRRLTVLGVPVLPRGQAGPIVECAACHGHFGTDALDHPTTGRFSAMLRDAVHTVALAVLAAGGTSSRTVRQTAVATVRAAGISDCTEDQLTAMVEALAADTGRFITDAGPCGAALAIELHEALEPLTPHLAPAGRESILLEGAGIALADGPYTPAERDVLTTVGNALQLCAEDTARLLAAARTPSP; this is encoded by the coding sequence GTGCTGCCAACCCGCGGACAGAGCGGCCGAAAACCGCACATCCACGGTCATCGTGGTCTTCGTGTCTTCGGAGTGCGCACGTCGTGGAGCACCGTCGGCGACGGCGAGTTCTTCTGCCCCGCATGCGGAGGCGACCGCAACTACCGCCGCCGCACCGGCCGTCGCCGCCTCACCGTCCTCGGCGTACCCGTCCTCCCGCGAGGCCAGGCCGGACCGATCGTCGAATGCGCCGCCTGCCACGGCCACTTCGGCACCGACGCCCTGGACCACCCCACCACCGGCCGCTTCTCCGCGATGCTCCGCGACGCCGTGCACACGGTCGCGCTCGCCGTCCTCGCCGCCGGCGGAACCTCCTCCCGCACGGTCCGGCAGACCGCGGTCGCCACGGTCCGCGCCGCCGGGATCAGCGACTGCACCGAGGACCAGCTGACGGCCATGGTGGAGGCGCTCGCCGCCGACACCGGCCGCTTCATCACCGACGCCGGACCCTGCGGAGCCGCCCTCGCCATCGAGCTCCACGAGGCGCTGGAACCGCTCACCCCCCATCTCGCCCCGGCCGGGCGCGAATCGATCCTGCTGGAGGGCGCCGGGATCGCCCTCGCCGACGGGCCCTACACCCCCGCGGAACGCGACGTGCTGACCACGGTCGGGAACGCGCTGCAACTGTGCGCCGAGGACACGGCCCGTCTGCTCGCGGCGGCACGCACGCCGTCCCCGTAG
- the leuA gene encoding 2-isopropylmalate synthase produces the protein MSQSQWNGRPTPITNATHTQKPSGMPIHKYGRYEAVDIPDRTWPEKRITKAPRWLSTDLRDGNQALIDPMSPARKREMFDLLVRLGYKEIEVGFPSSGETDFAFVRSIIEEGAIPDDVTISVLTQAREDLIERTVESLVGAKRATVHLYNATAPTFRRVVFRGSKDDIKQIAVDGTRLVMEYAEKLLGDETDFGYQYSPEIFTDTELDFALEVCEAVCDVWQPGPGREIILNLPATVERSTPSTHADRFEWMSRHLTRREYVCLSVHPHNDRGTAVAAAELAIMAGADRIEGCLFGQGERTGNVDLVTLGMNLFSQGVDPQIDFSQIDEIRRTSEYCNQMEIHPRHPYAGDLVYTSFSGSHQDAIKKGFDAMEADAAARGVTTDDIEWAVPYLPIDPKDVGRSYEAVIRVNSQSGKGGIAYVLKNDHKLDLPRRMQIEFSRIIQAKTDAEGGEITPKEIWSVFQDEYLPNPVDPWGRVQLRSGQSTSDTDGTDTLTVEAVVDGADTVLTGSGNGPISAFVDALNAIGVDARVLDYQEHTMSEGASAQAASYIECAIDGKVLWGIGIDANTTRASLKAVVSAVNRASR, from the coding sequence ATGTCACAGTCGCAGTGGAACGGCCGACCCACGCCGATCACCAACGCCACGCACACCCAGAAGCCCTCCGGGATGCCGATCCACAAGTACGGCCGGTACGAGGCCGTGGACATCCCGGACCGCACCTGGCCCGAGAAGCGGATCACCAAGGCCCCGCGCTGGCTGTCCACCGACCTGCGGGACGGCAACCAGGCCCTGATCGACCCGATGTCGCCGGCCCGCAAGCGCGAGATGTTCGACCTGCTGGTCCGCCTCGGCTACAAGGAGATCGAGGTCGGCTTCCCCTCCTCCGGCGAGACGGACTTCGCCTTCGTGCGCTCGATCATCGAAGAGGGCGCGATCCCGGACGACGTGACGATCTCCGTCCTGACCCAGGCCCGCGAGGACCTGATCGAGCGCACCGTCGAGTCGCTCGTCGGCGCCAAGCGCGCCACCGTCCACCTGTACAACGCGACGGCACCGACGTTCCGCCGCGTCGTCTTCCGCGGCTCCAAGGACGATATCAAGCAGATCGCCGTCGACGGCACCCGGCTGGTCATGGAGTACGCCGAGAAGCTGCTGGGCGACGAGACCGACTTCGGCTACCAGTACAGCCCGGAGATCTTCACCGACACCGAGCTGGACTTCGCCCTGGAGGTCTGCGAGGCCGTCTGCGACGTCTGGCAGCCCGGCCCCGGCCGCGAGATCATCCTGAACCTGCCCGCCACCGTGGAGCGTTCGACGCCCTCCACGCACGCGGACCGCTTCGAGTGGATGTCCCGCCACCTGACCCGACGCGAGTACGTCTGCCTGTCCGTGCACCCGCACAACGACCGCGGCACGGCCGTCGCCGCCGCCGAGCTGGCGATCATGGCCGGCGCGGACCGTATCGAGGGCTGCCTGTTCGGTCAGGGCGAGCGCACCGGCAACGTCGACCTGGTCACCCTGGGCATGAACCTGTTCTCCCAGGGCGTCGACCCCCAGATCGACTTCTCGCAGATCGACGAGATCCGTCGCACCAGCGAGTACTGCAACCAGATGGAGATCCACCCGCGCCACCCCTACGCGGGCGATCTCGTCTACACCTCCTTCTCCGGCTCCCACCAGGACGCCATCAAGAAGGGCTTCGACGCCATGGAGGCCGACGCGGCCGCCCGCGGTGTGACGACCGACGACATCGAGTGGGCCGTCCCGTACCTGCCGATCGACCCGAAGGACGTGGGCCGCTCCTACGAGGCGGTCATCCGCGTCAACTCGCAGTCCGGCAAGGGCGGTATCGCCTACGTCCTGAAGAACGACCACAAACTGGACCTGCCGCGCCGGATGCAGATCGAGTTCTCCCGCATCATTCAGGCCAAGACCGATGCCGAGGGCGGCGAGATCACACCGAAGGAGATCTGGTCCGTCTTCCAGGACGAGTACCTGCCCAACCCCGTCGACCCGTGGGGCCGCGTCCAGCTGCGTTCCGGCCAGTCCACCTCGGACACCGACGGCACCGACACCCTCACCGTCGAGGCGGTCGTGGACGGCGCCGACACCGTGCTGACCGGCAGCGGCAACGGCCCCATCTCCGCGTTCGTCGACGCCCTGAACGCGATCGGCGTCGACGCGCGCGTCCTGGACTACCAGGAGCACACGATGAGCGAGGGCGCTTCCGCGCAGGCCGCGTCCTACATCGAATGCGCCATCGACGGAAAGGTCTTGTGGGGCATCGGCATCGACGCCAACACCACCCGCGCGTCACTGAAGGCGGTCGTCTCGGCCGTCAACCGCGCCTCCCGCTGA